In uncultured Bacteroides sp., one genomic interval encodes:
- a CDS encoding ABC transporter permease: MSIIDIDRWEEILITITRNKTRSVLTAFGIFWGIFMLVALIGGGNGLQQMMSRNFAGFATNSCFIISQQTSEPYKGFRKGRRWDLENHDVEVLKTRIHEIEDISPCLFKWGSAVVRGDKKGTFTARGTRPDYDKIEKQTMMYGRFINDVDMSEQRKVCTIGTRIYETLFKKGENPCGGYIRVDGIYYQVVGVCSGVSNINIGGSSEEMINIPFSTMQQAYNYGKTVHIICLTAKHGTSISALEPKIQELVKDNHLISPSDPQAVMVLNMEEMFKMVDSLFTGIRTLVWLVGLGTLLAGAIGVSNIMMVTVRERTVEIGIRRAIGARPQDIMRQILSESMVLTSIAGLTGISFAVLILQVAEVGVTASGTEAHFQVSFWTAIGMALLLLSLGIMAGMAPAYRAMSIKPVDAMRDE; the protein is encoded by the coding sequence ATGAGTATAATAGATATAGATCGCTGGGAGGAAATCCTGATAACCATTACCCGAAACAAAACTCGTAGTGTATTAACTGCTTTCGGTATATTTTGGGGAATATTTATGTTGGTGGCTCTTATTGGAGGAGGAAATGGATTACAGCAAATGATGAGCAGAAACTTTGCCGGATTTGCCACAAACTCCTGTTTTATAATTAGTCAGCAAACTAGTGAACCCTACAAAGGTTTCCGTAAAGGACGTAGGTGGGACTTGGAAAACCATGATGTAGAAGTACTCAAGACTCGTATTCATGAAATAGAAGATATATCTCCCTGTCTTTTCAAATGGGGATCTGCCGTAGTACGTGGAGATAAGAAAGGAACATTTACTGCAAGAGGAACACGTCCGGATTATGATAAAATAGAAAAACAGACCATGATGTATGGGCGATTCATAAACGATGTTGATATGAGCGAACAACGCAAAGTCTGTACTATTGGAACACGTATTTATGAAACTCTTTTCAAGAAAGGAGAAAATCCTTGTGGAGGATATATTCGTGTGGATGGAATCTATTACCAGGTTGTGGGTGTTTGTTCCGGAGTTAGTAATATAAATATTGGTGGTTCCAGTGAGGAAATGATAAATATTCCGTTTTCTACAATGCAGCAAGCTTACAATTATGGAAAAACAGTTCACATTATTTGTTTGACTGCTAAACATGGAACATCAATAAGTGCTTTGGAACCTAAAATTCAGGAATTGGTAAAGGATAACCACTTAATTTCACCTTCCGATCCTCAGGCTGTAATGGTGCTGAATATGGAAGAGATGTTTAAAATGGTAGATAGCCTATTTACCGGTATCCGTACACTTGTATGGCTTGTTGGATTGGGAACATTATTGGCTGGAGCTATTGGTGTAAGTAACATTATGATGGTTACAGTTCGTGAAAGAACTGTTGAAATAGGTATTCGTCGTGCAATTGGTGCACGTCCGCAAGATATTATGAGACAGATACTTTCTGAAAGTATGGTGCTGACTAGTATAGCCGGATTAACCGGGATTTCGTTTGCGGTACTTATTCTTCAGGTTGCCGAGGTTGGTGTTACTGCCAGTGGTACTGAAGCCCACTTCCAGGTTTCTTTCTGGACTGCTATTGGTATGGCATTGCTGCTACTTTCTTTGGGTATAATGGCGGGAATGGCGCCGGCCTACAGAGCAATGTCTATAAAACCTGTAGATGCAATGCGTGATGAATAA
- a CDS encoding ExeM/NucH family extracellular endonuclease, giving the protein MKRKVLLFLGICCGLSICLSAYSQTEIKSFTTDLKPTLNGQEVVFTFPLTVTKTYYKSASGDITLSPDVLYSPTEVALPGADANNIAALNEQNKLILKSSSFTYTDNNNTLRTGSKVTRLQGTLYYSNGTYSISPTVQPVFSGNERTSSPGDVGVCNLKIASFNVEYYIAKSSLWGKGYGADNQAEFDRQRAKILAALKGLDADVYALCEVGQGNISVTDLVNGLNEVTSSVNYDYVADNDYHDTTFTKNVFIYNKTKVIPYKSIYKFGVSGYQLRQIAQAFDLKSNGERLIISVNHLKSKSGSGTGNNADIGDGQGSYNYQRKNQAQLVVNTLNTLTSYYADPDVLVVGDMNAYSMEDPIKVYTNNGLVNQLKRYSPSDYSYVYNGAVGYLDHSLATDKLSQQVTGARPWHINADEPSYLEYSYTTFYSADPYRCSDHDPILTGISLGTYSTGIKDSEVDKTEKLHIFGDTSQGYVTLCAAQIDRVELLTVSGQLVFSSVNPNPGQYFLLPIASLQKGFYLVRAFNDKKALVSKLLIK; this is encoded by the coding sequence ATGAAAAGAAAAGTATTATTATTCCTGGGAATATGCTGCGGACTTTCAATTTGTTTGTCTGCATATTCTCAGACTGAAATTAAGTCATTTACAACTGATTTGAAACCAACGTTGAACGGACAAGAGGTGGTTTTTACCTTTCCGCTCACGGTTACAAAAACATATTATAAAAGCGCATCGGGAGATATTACTCTTTCTCCCGATGTGCTTTATTCTCCTACCGAGGTAGCCCTTCCGGGTGCAGATGCAAATAATATTGCTGCCTTGAATGAACAGAATAAACTCATCCTCAAAAGCAGCTCTTTTACTTATACCGATAACAACAATACCTTACGAACAGGAAGTAAAGTAACCAGATTACAAGGTACTTTGTATTATAGCAATGGAACTTATTCAATATCACCGACTGTACAGCCTGTGTTTTCAGGGAATGAACGTACTTCTTCTCCCGGCGATGTTGGTGTTTGCAATTTAAAAATTGCAAGTTTTAATGTAGAATATTATATAGCGAAAAGTTCGTTATGGGGAAAAGGATATGGTGCCGATAACCAGGCTGAGTTTGACCGACAAAGGGCGAAGATTCTGGCAGCCCTCAAGGGATTGGATGCCGACGTTTATGCTCTTTGCGAAGTGGGGCAGGGAAATATCTCAGTAACCGATTTGGTGAATGGCTTAAATGAAGTTACTTCATCTGTTAATTATGATTATGTAGCCGATAATGATTATCATGATACTACTTTTACAAAAAATGTTTTTATTTATAATAAGACAAAGGTAATTCCATATAAATCAATTTATAAGTTTGGCGTTTCTGGTTATCAACTTCGACAGATAGCTCAGGCTTTTGACTTGAAAAGCAATGGAGAACGTTTGATTATTTCAGTGAATCATCTTAAGTCAAAGTCCGGCTCCGGAACTGGAAATAATGCAGATATTGGCGATGGACAGGGAAGCTATAACTATCAGAGAAAGAATCAAGCTCAGTTGGTTGTTAATACACTCAATACGCTTACGAGTTATTATGCCGATCCTGATGTACTGGTGGTGGGAGATATGAATGCCTACTCCATGGAGGACCCCATAAAAGTATATACCAATAATGGACTTGTTAATCAGTTGAAGCGTTATTCTCCATCAGATTACAGTTATGTATACAATGGGGCGGTAGGATACCTTGATCATTCATTGGCTACCGATAAACTTAGTCAGCAGGTAACCGGAGCACGTCCATGGCACATCAATGCTGATGAACCTTCTTATCTTGAATACAGCTATACAACCTTTTATTCTGCCGACCCTTATCGTTGTTCCGATCATGATCCTATACTAACCGGCATTAGTCTGGGTACTTATAGCACAGGAATTAAGGATTCTGAGGTTGATAAAACTGAAAAGCTGCATATATTTGGCGATACTTCTCAGGGATATGTAACGCTTTGTGCAGCCCAAATAGATAGGGTAGAGTTGCTCACTGTAAGTGGTCAGCTTGTATTCTCGTCTGTAAACCCTAATCCCGGCCAATATTTCTTGCTTCCAATTGCTTCTTTACAGAAAGGATTCTATCTGGTTCGGGCATTCAACGACAAGAAAGCTCTTGTCTCTAAACTGTTAATCAAATAG
- a CDS encoding acetate kinase — MKILVLNCGSSSIKYKLFNMDTKEVMAQGGIEKIGLKGSFLKLTLPSGDKVMLEGEILEHTAGIEYILGVLVSEKYGCIKSLDEINAVGHRVVHGGEKFNKSVLITDQVIEKIVECIDIAPLHNPPNLKGIRAVSDLMPNAPQIAVFDTAFHQTMPDYAYMYGIPYQLYKKYGIRRYGFHGTSHRYVSKRVCDYLGISQEGQRIITCHIGNGGSVAAIKDGKSMDTSMGFTPVEGLLMGTRAGDIDAGVVSYIMDKEMIGTSSISTLLNKHSGVLGVSGISSDMRELEAAYEAGDERAILAEEMYFYRIKKYIGAYAAALGGVDIIVFTGGVGENQASCRSGACRGLEFMGISLNEELNNKVRGEEVIISKPDSKVKVLIIPTDEEFMIASDTMQILEGE, encoded by the coding sequence ATGAAAATATTAGTACTCAACTGCGGTAGCTCATCCATCAAGTATAAGTTGTTCAATATGGACACAAAGGAAGTGATGGCCCAAGGTGGAATTGAGAAAATTGGATTAAAGGGATCCTTTCTTAAACTGACTCTTCCTAGCGGAGATAAGGTTATGCTGGAAGGAGAAATATTGGAACATACAGCAGGTATTGAATATATTCTTGGCGTTTTAGTCAGTGAAAAATATGGTTGTATCAAGTCATTGGATGAGATCAATGCTGTGGGACACAGAGTTGTACACGGAGGAGAAAAATTCAATAAGTCAGTATTGATTACTGATCAGGTGATTGAAAAGATTGTAGAATGTATTGATATTGCTCCACTTCACAATCCACCTAACTTGAAAGGTATTCGTGCTGTTTCGGATTTAATGCCAAATGCACCTCAGATTGCTGTCTTTGATACAGCTTTCCACCAGACTATGCCTGATTATGCTTATATGTATGGTATTCCTTATCAGCTTTATAAGAAATATGGTATCCGTCGTTATGGTTTCCATGGAACTAGTCATCGTTATGTTTCAAAACGTGTATGTGACTACCTTGGTATTTCTCAGGAAGGACAACGTATCATTACTTGTCACATAGGTAACGGTGGATCTGTAGCTGCTATTAAAGATGGTAAATCTATGGATACTTCAATGGGATTTACTCCTGTAGAAGGTTTATTGATGGGAACTCGTGCCGGAGATATTGATGCCGGAGTTGTTTCTTATATCATGGATAAAGAGATGATTGGTACTTCTTCTATTTCAACCTTACTTAACAAACATAGTGGTGTTTTAGGAGTATCCGGAATTTCCAGCGATATGCGCGAACTAGAGGCTGCTTATGAAGCAGGTGATGAACGTGCAATTCTTGCTGAAGAGATGTATTTTTACCGCATTAAGAAGTACATTGGTGCTTATGCAGCTGCTTTGGGTGGTGTTGACATCATTGTATTTACAGGTGGTGTTGGTGAAAACCAGGCATCATGTCGTTCAGGCGCTTGCCGTGGACTTGAATTTATGGGAATTTCTTTGAATGAAGAATTAAACAACAAAGTTCGTGGTGAAGAAGTGATTATCAGCAAACCTGACTCAAAAGTGAAGGTTCTTATAATTCCTACTGATGAAGAGTTTATGATTGCTTCAGATACTATGCAAATATTGGAAGGCGAATAG
- a CDS encoding ROK family protein: MISGMEKPYVVGIDIGGTNSVFGIVDARGTILCSDSVKTQSFEKVEDYVDAVCAKLLPLIESEGGVEKIKGIGVGAPNGNYYSGTIEFAPNLPWKGVIHLAELFEQKIGIPTALTNDANAAAIGEMTYGAARGMKDFIMITLGTGVGSGIVINGQMVYGHDGFAGELGHTIVRRENGRMCGCGRKGCLETYCSATGVARTAREFLIARSDQSLLRNIPAEEISSKDVFDAAEKGDKLAQEIFEFTGHLLGEALADFVAFSSPEAIVLFGGLAKSGDYIMKPVEKALNEHVLNIFKGKTKLLVSELKDSDAAVLGASALGWEVKDLK; this comes from the coding sequence ATGATCTCAGGTATGGAAAAGCCCTACGTTGTAGGCATTGATATAGGTGGAACTAATTCCGTTTTTGGTATTGTAGATGCACGTGGTACTATTTTGTGCAGCGATTCCGTAAAGACTCAATCTTTTGAAAAAGTTGAGGATTACGTTGATGCTGTTTGTGCAAAACTGCTTCCTCTTATTGAATCAGAAGGTGGAGTTGAAAAGATAAAAGGTATAGGAGTTGGAGCTCCAAATGGAAACTATTATAGTGGAACTATTGAGTTTGCTCCAAATCTTCCTTGGAAAGGTGTTATTCATTTGGCAGAATTGTTTGAACAAAAAATTGGTATTCCTACAGCTTTAACAAACGATGCTAATGCAGCTGCTATTGGCGAAATGACTTATGGTGCAGCTCGCGGAATGAAAGATTTTATCATGATTACTCTTGGAACCGGAGTTGGTAGCGGAATTGTTATTAACGGACAGATGGTTTATGGACATGATGGCTTTGCCGGTGAACTTGGACACACTATCGTACGCCGCGAAAATGGTAGAATGTGTGGTTGCGGACGTAAAGGATGTTTGGAAACTTATTGTTCTGCAACAGGTGTAGCCCGTACAGCTCGTGAATTTTTAATTGCTCGCTCAGACCAAAGTTTATTGCGTAATATTCCTGCTGAAGAAATTTCATCAAAAGATGTATTTGATGCTGCAGAAAAAGGTGATAAGTTAGCTCAGGAAATTTTCGAATTTACTGGTCACTTATTAGGTGAAGCATTAGCTGATTTTGTTGCTTTCTCAAGCCCAGAAGCTATCGTTTTATTTGGTGGATTAGCAAAATCTGGCGATTACATCATGAAACCTGTTGAGAAAGCACTTAATGAACATGTTCTGAACATCTTTAAAGGAAAAACTAAGCTTCTTGTTTCAGAACTTAAAGATTCCGATGCTGCTGTTCTGGGAGCAAGTGCTCTTGGTTGGGAAGTTAAGGATTTAAAATAA
- a CDS encoding ABC transporter permease translates to MRIGLDIWQEILSTIKQNKLRTVLTGFSVSWGIFMLIVLLGWGNGIIHAFEESSSDMAKNSIKIFPGWTNKTYDGLESGRRISFNNKDINITKNKFSDNVITAGATVKKEGVNLSYKDQYVSLDLTGVHPSYTEIEPCKLDQNGGRFINDMDIEQSRKVIVIHYKTRDVLFRKENAIGKFVNADGVIYRVVGVYRDKGNQDSRAAYIPFTAAQTIYNKADTLNNIIFTTRGLNTEKANKDFELEYRKALGTSHRFDPTDMGAMYIWNRFTQYLQQMTAKNILTTAVWIIGIFTLLSGIVGVSNIMLITVKERTREIGIRKALGASPASVLWLIILESILITTIFGYIGMVAGIGVTEYMNAVEGAKTFGMGDMQMTVYKDPTVDLSVAIKATLTLIIAGTFAGFFPARKAVKIRPIEALRAE, encoded by the coding sequence ATGAGAATAGGACTTGATATATGGCAGGAAATATTGAGCACAATTAAGCAGAATAAGCTGCGAACTGTGCTTACCGGATTTTCCGTTTCATGGGGAATCTTTATGCTGATTGTTTTGTTAGGATGGGGGAATGGTATTATACATGCTTTTGAAGAATCATCTTCGGATATGGCAAAGAATTCCATTAAGATATTTCCGGGATGGACTAATAAAACCTACGATGGTCTTGAATCTGGTAGAAGGATCAGCTTTAATAATAAGGACATAAATATCACAAAAAATAAATTCAGTGATAATGTTATTACTGCAGGCGCTACAGTTAAAAAAGAAGGCGTTAATCTTTCTTATAAAGATCAGTATGTATCCTTAGATCTAACCGGAGTGCACCCTTCTTATACAGAGATAGAACCTTGTAAACTTGATCAGAACGGTGGTCGTTTTATTAATGATATGGACATAGAACAAAGCAGAAAGGTTATTGTGATTCATTATAAAACAAGGGATGTTCTTTTTCGTAAAGAAAATGCTATAGGTAAGTTTGTAAATGCAGATGGAGTAATTTATCGGGTTGTGGGAGTGTACAGAGATAAAGGAAATCAAGACTCCCGGGCGGCATATATTCCTTTTACTGCTGCACAGACAATATATAATAAAGCGGATACATTAAATAATATCATATTTACTACTCGTGGACTGAATACTGAAAAAGCGAATAAGGATTTTGAATTGGAATACCGTAAAGCACTTGGAACTTCGCACCGTTTTGATCCTACAGATATGGGTGCTATGTATATCTGGAACCGTTTTACGCAATACTTGCAACAGATGACTGCAAAGAATATTCTCACAACGGCTGTCTGGATAATTGGTATATTTACTTTGCTTAGCGGTATTGTTGGTGTAAGTAACATAATGCTTATAACGGTAAAAGAACGTACCCGGGAAATTGGAATAAGAAAGGCGTTGGGTGCTTCTCCTGCATCGGTATTATGGCTCATTATTCTTGAAAGTATACTAATAACAACGATTTTCGGATATATTGGGATGGTAGCAGGAATTGGAGTTACAGAGTATATGAATGCTGTTGAAGGAGCAAAAACCTTTGGCATGGGAGATATGCAAATGACTGTGTACAAAGATCCTACTGTAGATCTTAGTGTGGCAATAAAAGCTACATTAACTTTGATTATTGCCGGAACTTTTGCGGGATTCTTCCCGGCACGTAAAGCTGTTAAGATTAGACCAATTGAAGCATTAAGAGCAGAATAA
- a CDS encoding TolC family protein, with protein sequence MKKYIILIAVLLVSGGSFAQQSWTLKDCVEYALKHNIQIQKQEIANEQQKIALNTAKNQRLPNLNGSASQSFSFGRAASPVDNSYVDNNSSNSSFGINTSIPIFTGFQIPNNIELSKLNLKAATEDLNKAKEDISVNVTSAFLQVLFNEELCKVATEQINLSKEQLDRMSRLEEVGKASIAQVYEAKATLAQDELAAVQAENNRKLAILDLTQLLELSSPEGFSVVSPEMEPEFQALSTPEDIYSLAMVNKPAVLAEQYRLQGMDKNIKIAQGAYYPTLSFNGGLSSGYYTMSGITGRNFGQQLGDNFNKYFGLSLSIPIFNRYETRNKVKTARLNYSTQALQVEESKKSLYKEIQQAYYSAVAALAKFNSGKTAVEASEASFKLMREKYENGKATSVEFSQVKVNFMKASSDQIQAKYDYLFRAKILDFYKGLSLTQ encoded by the coding sequence ATGAAAAAGTATATAATTCTAATTGCTGTATTGCTTGTATCGGGAGGCAGCTTTGCGCAACAAAGCTGGACTCTTAAGGATTGTGTAGAATATGCACTGAAGCATAATATACAGATTCAAAAGCAAGAGATAGCGAACGAACAGCAGAAGATTGCCCTGAATACAGCTAAAAACCAGAGACTACCTAATTTAAACGGAAGCGCTTCCCAATCGTTTAGTTTTGGCCGTGCAGCTTCTCCGGTAGATAACTCTTATGTGGATAACAATAGTAGCAATAGCAGTTTCGGTATAAACACCAGTATTCCTATTTTTACAGGCTTTCAAATTCCTAATAATATTGAGCTAAGTAAACTCAATCTAAAGGCAGCTACTGAAGATTTGAATAAAGCGAAAGAAGATATTAGTGTAAATGTAACTTCTGCTTTTCTTCAGGTACTGTTTAATGAAGAATTGTGCAAAGTGGCTACAGAACAGATTAATTTGAGTAAGGAACAGTTAGACAGAATGAGCCGTTTGGAAGAAGTGGGTAAAGCATCTATTGCTCAGGTTTATGAGGCAAAAGCAACTTTGGCTCAGGATGAGCTTGCTGCTGTTCAGGCTGAGAATAATCGCAAACTGGCAATTCTAGATCTTACACAACTGCTGGAACTTTCTTCCCCGGAAGGATTTTCTGTTGTTTCTCCCGAAATGGAACCTGAGTTTCAGGCATTGAGTACTCCTGAAGATATTTATTCACTGGCAATGGTTAATAAGCCGGCTGTGCTGGCAGAGCAGTACCGTTTGCAAGGGATGGATAAAAATATAAAGATTGCCCAAGGAGCTTATTATCCAACTCTCTCTTTTAATGGAGGATTAAGTTCCGGATATTATACCATGTCAGGAATTACGGGCCGAAATTTTGGTCAGCAGTTGGGTGACAACTTTAATAAATATTTCGGATTGTCACTTAGCATTCCAATCTTTAACCGATATGAAACACGCAATAAGGTTAAAACTGCCCGCTTAAATTACAGTACTCAGGCTCTTCAGGTAGAAGAATCGAAGAAAAGCCTTTATAAAGAGATTCAGCAGGCGTATTATAGTGCTGTAGCTGCGTTGGCTAAATTTAATTCAGGTAAGACTGCTGTTGAGGCTAGTGAAGCTTCTTTTAAATTGATGCGTGAGAAATACGAAAACGGAAAAGCAACTTCTGTAGAATTTAGTCAGGTGAAAGTTAATTTTATGAAGGCTTCTTCAGATCAGATACAGGCAAAATATGATTATTTATTCCGTGCAAAAATATTGGATTTTTATAAAGGACTTTCGCTTACTCAGTAA
- a CDS encoding ABC transporter ATP-binding protein, which yields MIHLEDINKTYHNGAPLHVLKGINLDIDRGEFVSIMGASGSGKSTLLNILGILDNYDTGNYYLNDVLMKKLSETRAAEYRNRMIGFIFQSFNLISFKNAMENVALPLFYQNVSRKKRNILAMEYLDKLGLKDWAHHMPNELSGGQKQRVAIARALISQPQIILADEPTGALDSKTSDEVMQILKDVNDLGMTLVVVTHESGVANRTNKIIHIKDGLIESVEDNSNHNLSPFGNGKMMK from the coding sequence ATGATACATTTAGAAGACATTAACAAGACTTATCACAACGGAGCTCCTCTTCACGTCCTTAAAGGTATAAATCTGGACATAGATCGTGGGGAGTTTGTTTCCATTATGGGTGCTTCTGGTTCCGGAAAATCAACCCTGCTTAATATTCTCGGTATTTTGGATAATTATGATACTGGGAATTATTATCTCAATGATGTTCTGATGAAGAAGCTAAGTGAAACCCGTGCTGCCGAGTATCGTAACCGGATGATTGGCTTTATTTTTCAGTCTTTTAATCTGATTTCTTTCAAAAATGCAATGGAGAATGTTGCATTGCCACTTTTTTATCAGAATGTGAGTCGTAAGAAAAGAAATATTCTTGCAATGGAATATCTGGATAAACTGGGTTTGAAAGATTGGGCACATCATATGCCTAATGAATTATCCGGTGGTCAGAAGCAGCGTGTGGCTATTGCACGTGCATTAATATCTCAACCGCAAATTATTTTGGCAGACGAGCCGACTGGTGCTTTGGATAGTAAAACATCTGATGAGGTTATGCAGATATTAAAAGACGTAAATGATCTTGGAATGACGCTTGTTGTGGTAACTCACGAATCGGGTGTAGCAAATAGGACGAATAAGATTATCCATATAAAAGATGGTCTTATTGAGTCTGTAGAAGATAATTCAAATCATAATCTATCTCCATTTGGTAATGGGAAAATGATGAAGTAA
- a CDS encoding efflux RND transporter periplasmic adaptor subunit produces the protein MKKYLRIFMIVVIAAIFIATFAFLYVKSQPKEIVYEVITPKVADIEKSTVATGKVEPRDEILIKPQISGIVEEVYKEAGEMVKKGEVIAKVKVIPELGQLNSAESRVRVADINYKQSLQEFDRQKKLYKDKLISKEEFEKSEVSMKTAKEELSSSKDNLDIVKDGITKNSATYSNTMIRSTIDGLILDVPIKKGNSVIMSNTFNDGTTIATVANMKDLLFKGKIDETEVGRIREGMPIKLTIGALQNLKFDAKLEYISPKGVTENGANLFEIKAAINAPSNVNIRSGYSANAEIVLEKVSKVLSVPESTVEFSGDSTFVYVLKTEKPKQTFERRQIKLGVSDGIKIEIKSGITAKDKVRGAVIEDKKPDAEENKK, from the coding sequence ATGAAAAAGTACTTAAGAATCTTTATGATAGTAGTTATAGCTGCTATATTTATTGCCACTTTCGCTTTCCTTTATGTTAAATCTCAGCCAAAGGAAATTGTTTATGAAGTAATAACTCCAAAGGTAGCAGATATTGAAAAAAGTACCGTGGCTACAGGTAAAGTAGAGCCTCGCGACGAAATTCTTATTAAACCTCAAATCTCAGGTATTGTTGAAGAAGTTTATAAAGAAGCTGGCGAAATGGTCAAGAAAGGTGAAGTGATTGCTAAGGTAAAAGTTATCCCTGAATTGGGACAATTGAACTCTGCTGAAAGCCGTGTTCGTGTTGCAGACATTAACTACAAACAATCTTTGCAGGAATTCGACCGCCAGAAAAAGTTATATAAGGACAAGCTGATTAGTAAAGAAGAGTTTGAAAAGAGCGAAGTTTCTATGAAAACAGCTAAAGAAGAACTTTCTTCATCAAAAGATAATCTTGATATTGTGAAAGATGGTATAACTAAAAATTCTGCTACATACAGTAATACAATGATACGTTCTACAATTGATGGATTGATTCTAGATGTTCCAATCAAGAAAGGTAACTCAGTTATTATGAGTAATACATTTAACGACGGAACAACAATTGCAACTGTTGCTAATATGAAAGATCTTTTATTCAAAGGAAAGATTGACGAAACAGAAGTAGGTCGTATCAGAGAAGGCATGCCTATCAAGTTAACAATCGGTGCATTGCAGAATCTTAAATTTGATGCTAAGCTTGAATATATATCTCCGAAAGGTGTTACTGAAAACGGTGCAAATCTGTTTGAAATTAAAGCAGCTATTAATGCTCCATCTAATGTGAATATACGTTCGGGTTATAGTGCAAATGCAGAGATAGTTCTTGAAAAAGTATCAAAGGTCTTATCTGTTCCCGAAAGTACTGTTGAGTTCTCTGGCGATTCAACTTTTGTATATGTTCTGAAAACAGAGAAGCCGAAACAAACATTTGAAAGACGTCAGATAAAACTAGGCGTTAGTGATGGTATAAAAATAGAGATAAAGAGTGGAATTACAGCTAAGGATAAAGTGCGTGGTGCTGTTATTGAGGATAAGAAGCCTGATGCTGAAGAAAATAAAAAGTAA